One stretch of Oncorhynchus clarkii lewisi isolate Uvic-CL-2024 chromosome 3, UVic_Ocla_1.0, whole genome shotgun sequence DNA includes these proteins:
- the LOC139396288 gene encoding leucine-rich repeat flightless-interacting protein 1-like isoform X3: MGTQGTGRKRNPIKDRSTAEDDTLNLIAREAEARLALKRAARAEAREIRMKELERQQEEVEDRDFLEKGSRSASTLTAATLASLSGSSSRRGSGELSMTGDTETSILEIKDSLVEVEEKYRKAMVSNAQLDNEKNNLMYQVDILKDTLMELEELLSESRREYDAKTKDFECEKHAYGVLQFQFNVMKETLKQSEELLTEICQLRLKQDSFVREISDLQETVEWKEEKIEALEQQKEYSDAVKNERDELRDELVQLKDILKKHGIVLGPDLTTNREKVEMVTERSASRDPAYQLAQDSKTSPTEGGNIMLGRAQDMELGSRGDKMVDPGRSRQQVETHEAVQENHLTSPTPCSLAGVSETETSMEARPCSPKLGVEIECSNVNKDSDNGILVVEVKHGPVCDSEVIVPEEELTEEGEGYKPAGMEGTVQGRVEATNKWEMGIKDYKAYDMEAKVTKSSDHTKEPTSEYGALDEQDNIALRKEVVKSIDSCPHPRETIEDTIQNGTQISPGTDHDTSKSAIKSECKPQPKLQKTKAEALSETTDTPPQAQGGKKKKKKKKGKKGESQGDEKQEDYKKSTTEKGVVSMKNSTQIPQRTNLDTTKSPVESKAKVLPEATDMQPLAQGGKKRKKGKKGETLGDENQGDDNKRSKTEKDLDSVSTDKEPVVEEVITIETQELLEGTGSSPNRELQSPKEKAQTIAEGGNLKEEEQQLAEGRVEVKSEEPPIGTPKVCLTDQAKSEEVVKKDHQKPSMESEKSEGEISVLCHECDIGIVDPVNQQCITNCITSADNPKEKLESTTNTGTQKDKSGYTTNPDNLVDCLNSSADLKCPLDLKESTAENSNNVKEEDAIKVSVDETQTIQDTKEEGINFHGRIVLRPALEKSMVPEDLIANDGVITQPEHVTENAIKYLKVAGQDEQNGSPDECKNALEHKDISIALPASVDKCKNVSGENCCTSLDSNCPAAETIRQPEQLMDLPGCPVADKHLDYNNEPVTLDEEKASNGGISTETELDDTETRLQDPVKETPETINYFREQGYKESKPCTMVAEAEEQDDPIEAKLEGNKVPGPSEQGNDEGDDDIDEGQSFDFNDLDSVVSANVFPVTSQEVSQEVRMMEGNKMEVEPGREKAIKEDEDWDKSTGKPQGTVEGVSTIVAKQPLERSDSAPE, encoded by the exons GATTCCCTTGTCGAGGTGGAGGAGAAGTACCGCAAGGCCATGGTGTCCAACGCCCAGCTGGACAATGAGAAGAACAACCTGATGTACCAGGTAGATATCCTGAAGGACACGCTCATGGAGCTGGAAGAGCTGCTGTCTGAGTCACGCCGCGAGTACGATGCAAAGACCAAG GACTTTGAGTGTGAGAAACATGCCTACGGCGTGCTCCAGTTCCAGTTCAACGTGATGAAAGAAACGCTGAAACAGAGCGAGGAGTTACTAACG GAGATCTGTCAGTTGCGTCTCAAGCAGGACAGCTTTGTTAGGGAAATATCTGACCTGCAGGAAACAGTAGAGTGGAAGGAGGAAAAGATTGAG GCCTTAGAGCAACAAAAGGAGTATTCGGACGCCGTCAAAAATGAGCGAGATGAGCTCAGGGATGAGCTGGTCCAGCTGAAAGATATTCTGAAG AAACATGGAATTGTCCTCGGACCTGACCTGACCACCAATAGGGAAAAGGTGGAGATGGTAACTGAAAGGTCAGCTAGTAGAGATCCAGCTTATCAATTGGCTCAGGACTCCAAGACGTCACCCACGGAAGGGGGGAACATCATGCTCG GCAGAGCTCAGGATATGGAATTGGGAAGTAGAGGAGATAAGATGGTGGATCCAGGAAGGTCCAGGCAGCAAGTGGAAACACATGAGGCGGTTCAAGAGAACCATCTGACCTCGCCCACTCCCTGTAGCCTCGCTGGTGTTTCTGAAACCGAAACTTCTATGGAGGCTCGTCCATGCTCGCCCAAATTGGGGGTTGAGATTGAATGCAGTAATGTCAACAAAGACTCTGACAATGGCATACTGGTAGTAGAGGTCAAGCATGGACCGGTTTGCGATTCTGAGGTAATTGTTCCTGAGGAAGAGCTtacagaagagggggagggatacAAACCAGCAGGCATGGAGGGGACAGTGCAAGGGAGAGTAGAGGCCACAAACAAATGGGAAATGGGAATAAAAGATTACAAGGCATATGATATGGAGGCCAAAGTCACCAAGAGTAGTGATCACACAAAAGAGCCTACCTCAGAATATGGTGCATTAGATGAACAAGATAATATAGCATTGAGGAAAGAGGTTGTGAAAAGTATAGACTCATGTCCTCACCCTAGGGAAACCATTGAGGACACTATACAAAATGGCACACAGATTAGCCCAGGGACTGACCATGATACTAGTAAGAGCGCAATAAAATCGGAATGTAAGCCTCAACCTAAGCTTCAGAAAACAAAGGCAGAAGCGTTATCGGAGACAACTGACACTCCGCCACAGGCCCAAGGaggcaagaagaagaagaagaagaagaaaggcaAGAAGGGAGAGAGCCAAGGTGATGAAAAGCAGGAAGACTATAAGAAGAGCACAACAGAAAAGGGTGTAGTTTCCATGAAAAATAGCACACAGATTCCCCAAAGAACAAACCTTGATACTACTAAGAGCCCAGTCGAATCAAAGGCTAAAGTGTTGCCAGAGGCCACTGATATGCAGCCACTGGCCCAAGGAGGCAAAAAGAGGAAGAAAGGCAAGAAGGGAGAGACACTAGGTGATGAAAACCAGGGAGACGATAACAAGAGGAGCAAAACAGAAAAGGATCTGGACTCAGTCTCAACAGATAAGGAGCCAGTAGTGGAGGAAGTTATCACAATCGAGACACAGGAGCTTCTAGAGGGGACCGGTAGTTCACCAAATCGAGAACTCCAAAGCCCTAAAGAAAAAGCACAAACCATAGCTGAGGGAGGGAACCTGAAGGAAGAAGAACAACAACTAGCAGAGGGCCGAGTAGAGGTTAAGAGTGAGGAGCCTCCCATTGGAACCCCCAAAGTATGTCTGACGGACCAAGCCAAGAGTGAGGAAGTTGTCAAAAAGGACCACCAAAAACCTTCCATGGAATCAGAGAAATCAGAAGGCGAGATATCAGTATTATGCCATGAGTGCGACATTGGTATTGTGGATCCTGTTAACCAGCAATGTATAACCAATTGTATAACCAGTGCTGATAACCCTAAAGAGAAATTAGAATCCACAACAAATACTGGTACCCAAAAAGACAAGTCAGGGTACACAACCAACCCTGATAACCTTGTAGACTGCCTGAACTCTTCAGCTGACCTGAAATGTCCATTGGACTTGAAAGAGTCCACTGCTGAGAATTCAAACAATGTCAAAGAAGAAGATGCAATCAAGGTCTCGGTTGATGAGACTCAAACAATCCAAGACACAAAGGAAGAGGGAATTAACTTTCATGGTCGCATAGTACTAAGACCGGCGCTCGAGAAGAGCATGGTACCTGAAGATCTTATCGCCAATGATGGTGTCATTACTCAACCAGAGCATGTTACCGAAAATGCCATAAAATACCTGAAAGTGGCAGGTCAGGATGAACAAAATGGGAGCCCAGATGAGTGTAAAAATGCACTTGAACATAAAGACATTTCCATAGCATTGCCAGCAAGTGTAGATAAATGCAAAAATGTATCAGGAGAGAACTGTTGCACATCGCTCGACAGCAACTGCCCTGCCGCTGAGACCATAAGACAGCCTGAACAATTGATGGATCTACCTGGTTGTCCAGTCGCTGACAAGCACTTAGATTACAACAATGAGCCAGTTACACTTGATGAAGAAAAGGCATCAAATGGAGGGATCTCCACAGAGACCGAGCTGGATGATACAGAAACACGACTACAGGACCCTGTAAAAGAAACTCCGGAGACAATTAACTATTTTAGGGAACAGGGCTACaaagaaagcaaaccatgcactATGGTGGCCGAAGCAGAAGAGCAAGACGATCCCATTGAGGCCAAGCTGGAGGGTAACAAGGTACCTGGACCCAGTGAGCAGGGGAATGATGAGGGGGACGATGATATTGATGAGGGTCAATCGTTTGACTTTAACGACCTAGATTCGGTGGTTTCTGCAAATGTGTTTCCAGTAACATCCCAAGAGGTCAGCCAGGAGGTGAGAATGATGGAAGGCAACAAAATGGAGGTAGAGCCAGGTAGAGAGAAGGCAATCAAGGAAGACGAAGACTGGGACAAGTCAACAGGAAAACCGCAGGGCACAGTAGAGGGAGTTAGCACAATAGTGGCAAAGCAGCCACTTGAACGGTCAGATAGTGCACCAGAATAG